One genomic segment of Aquipluma nitroreducens includes these proteins:
- a CDS encoding UDP-2,3-diacylglucosamine diphosphatase — protein sequence MKNPNKKVYFVSDVHLGAPALKNNKERELAFVDWLNEIKTDASHLFLMGDIFDFWFEYKTVVPRGFTRTLGKIAEIADSGIEVHFFTGNHDVWVFDYLPNELGMTLHRNEFKTELNGKKFFLAHGDGLDHTDKGYLFLKKLFTSKILQWMFARIHPNLSLSFGHNWSKRSRISKGISGEGFKGTTNEGMFIFAESILRNEKFDYFIFGHRHVLVDHPIGENSRYINLGDWINHFSYGVFDGNEFNLKQYNYQGPKGH from the coding sequence TTGAAAAACCCAAATAAGAAAGTATATTTTGTATCCGATGTCCATCTGGGAGCGCCAGCTCTGAAGAATAATAAAGAGCGGGAACTGGCTTTTGTAGATTGGCTGAACGAGATTAAGACAGATGCCTCTCATTTGTTCCTGATGGGCGACATTTTCGATTTTTGGTTCGAATACAAAACAGTTGTTCCCCGCGGGTTTACGCGCACTTTGGGGAAAATTGCTGAGATTGCTGATTCAGGAATTGAAGTTCATTTTTTTACAGGAAACCACGATGTCTGGGTGTTTGATTACCTACCTAACGAGTTAGGAATGACATTGCACCGAAATGAGTTTAAGACAGAACTTAACGGAAAAAAATTCTTCCTTGCACACGGTGACGGGCTTGACCATACCGACAAAGGTTATCTGTTTCTGAAAAAGCTATTTACAAGCAAGATTCTCCAATGGATGTTTGCCCGTATTCACCCAAATCTTTCGCTTTCGTTTGGACACAATTGGTCAAAACGCTCCAGAATATCAAAAGGAATAAGCGGCGAAGGATTTAAAGGTACAACCAACGAAGGAATGTTTATTTTTGCAGAGTCAATTCTCCGGAATGAGAAGTTTGATTATTTTATCTTCGGACACCGTCATGTATTGGTTGACCATCCGATTGGTGAAAACAGCCGGTACATCAATTTGGGCGACTGGATTAACCATTTTTCGTACGGAGTTTTTGATGGGAATGAGTTTAACTTAAAGCAATATAATTATCAAGGCCCCAAGGGCCACTGA
- a CDS encoding TlpA disulfide reductase family protein, protein MKKIFSIAFAITVLAIGCKKQNGFVIDGKITNAQGKYLYLEELKVSSSIPVDSVELGKDGSFKFKGKIDYPNFYLLSLNRNNFVTLLVDTTEKISVFGDAANFSRDYVVQGSPGSLLVQELNNMLAKNKHKLDSIRNNVNAFRLHDDYSVQRIKWDQEMADIKQSQIRYSTNFIQKHPFSLACVLALYQKFDDSNYVVQDLQSLKVAASALNSFFPKSEHVKALYANTQRLMQQEKNNKLQQFIAQNGVNSPDITLPNANGREVSLASLPNKVILIQFWSAKNRDSRIQNEALVDLYSKYKSKGLEIYQVSVDTDRAAWLNAIEQDRLDWINVGDMKGSVIAANLYNIQVIPSNYILDKDKRVVAKNVQGPALDQAIRELTR, encoded by the coding sequence GTGAAGAAAATATTTTCAATTGCATTCGCAATTACAGTCCTGGCAATTGGTTGTAAAAAGCAGAACGGATTCGTTATCGATGGAAAAATAACCAACGCACAAGGAAAATATTTATATCTGGAAGAATTAAAGGTATCTTCAAGTATACCGGTCGATTCAGTCGAATTGGGTAAGGATGGATCGTTTAAATTCAAAGGTAAAATCGATTACCCTAACTTCTACCTCCTCAGCTTAAATCGGAATAATTTCGTTACGCTGTTGGTTGATACGACCGAAAAGATATCCGTTTTTGGCGATGCTGCCAATTTCTCACGCGACTATGTCGTGCAAGGTTCGCCAGGTTCACTTCTGGTTCAGGAACTTAACAATATGCTGGCAAAAAACAAGCATAAACTGGATTCGATACGAAACAATGTAAATGCTTTCCGCTTGCACGATGATTACAGTGTTCAGCGCATAAAGTGGGATCAGGAAATGGCAGACATTAAGCAAAGCCAGATTAGATATTCAACCAACTTTATTCAGAAACATCCGTTTTCGTTGGCCTGTGTATTGGCTTTGTATCAGAAATTCGATGATTCGAACTATGTTGTTCAGGATTTGCAGTCGTTGAAGGTGGCAGCTTCGGCATTAAATTCATTTTTTCCAAAATCTGAACATGTAAAAGCTTTGTACGCGAATACCCAACGGCTAATGCAACAGGAAAAAAATAATAAGTTGCAACAGTTCATTGCTCAAAACGGCGTTAATTCACCCGACATCACACTTCCAAATGCCAATGGTCGTGAAGTTTCTCTTGCATCTTTACCAAACAAAGTAATTCTCATTCAATTCTGGTCGGCAAAAAACCGTGATTCGCGAATTCAAAATGAGGCATTGGTTGATTTGTACAGCAAATACAAGTCGAAAGGACTCGAAATATATCAGGTTAGCGTGGACACCGACCGGGCAGCCTGGTTAAATGCGATTGAACAAGACAGGCTCGATTGGATCAATGTTGGCGATATGAAAGGAAGTGTTATCGCTGCGAATCTATACAACATCCAGGTTATTCCTTCAAACTACATTCTGGATAAAGACAAGCGGGTTGTTGCCAAAAATGTACAGGGACCTGCACTTGATCAGGCAATCAGAGAACTGACCCGATAA
- a CDS encoding bifunctional riboflavin kinase/FAD synthetase has product MKIHRDLNDFYAHNPVLTVGTFDGVHLGHRKIIARLHDLAKAINGESVIFTFDPHPRKIVAPAESNLRLLTTLDEKIELFEQSGIDHLIVYPFTPEFAQLSYEQFVEQILVGQIHTKSLVVGYDHKFGRGRQGDFEFLKGCADRHEFQIEKLDVLLVNESNVSSTKIREAIQIGDFETANVFLGYSFVLHGTVVEGQKLGRQIQFPTANIEASDPDKIIPGYGVYAVQAKVQNKTYRGMLNIGSRPTVNRNADHRSIEVHLFDFDSDIYGEHLELIFFRKLREEQKFESLDALKEQLAKDKANTISFFQAIQK; this is encoded by the coding sequence GTGAAGATACACAGAGATCTGAATGACTTTTATGCTCATAATCCGGTTCTGACCGTTGGTACATTCGATGGAGTACATTTGGGGCATCGTAAAATTATCGCCCGGCTGCATGATTTAGCAAAAGCGATAAACGGAGAATCTGTCATTTTTACTTTTGATCCGCATCCGCGCAAAATTGTTGCTCCTGCTGAGTCTAACCTGCGTTTGCTGACCACCTTAGATGAGAAAATTGAGTTGTTTGAACAGTCCGGAATCGATCATTTGATTGTATATCCATTTACACCTGAATTTGCCCAATTATCATACGAACAGTTTGTTGAGCAGATATTGGTTGGCCAGATTCACACCAAATCGCTGGTGGTTGGTTACGATCATAAATTTGGACGAGGCAGACAAGGCGACTTTGAATTTCTGAAAGGATGTGCTGACCGACATGAATTTCAGATTGAAAAGCTGGATGTTTTGCTCGTGAATGAATCCAACGTCAGTTCAACCAAAATACGGGAAGCCATTCAGATTGGCGATTTTGAAACGGCCAATGTTTTTTTGGGTTATTCATTTGTACTTCATGGTACAGTGGTTGAAGGGCAAAAACTTGGACGTCAGATCCAGTTCCCAACTGCAAATATTGAAGCTTCTGATCCTGATAAAATAATTCCAGGCTATGGAGTTTATGCTGTTCAGGCCAAAGTTCAGAATAAAACCTACCGAGGAATGTTGAATATTGGTAGCCGTCCCACCGTTAATCGCAATGCCGATCATCGTAGCATTGAAGTTCATTTGTTCGATTTTGATTCGGATATTTACGGCGAACACCTTGAGCTTATTTTCTTCCGGAAACTTCGCGAGGAACAGAAATTCGAATCGCTCGATGCTCTGAAAGAGCAACTTGCTAAAGATAAAGCTAATACTATTTCGTTCTTTCAGGCTATTCAAAAATAG
- the ahcY gene encoding adenosylhomocysteinase, translated as MTTKTLEQLAYKVADISLAEFGRKEIEIAEKEMPGLMATRKKYGNVKPLQGARIMGSLHMTIQTAVLIETLVELGADVRWASCNIFSTQDHAAAAIAAAGIPVFAWKGESLAEYWWCTERALDFGNGQGPTLIVDDGGDATVMIHRGYEAEKNPSILDVPVDAEDERELNNALKEVLAFDPQRWTRQVPFMKGVSEETTTGVHRLYQMMSEGKLLFPAFNVNDSVTKSKFDNLYGCRESLADGIKRATDVMIAGKVVVVAGYGDVGKGCSHSMRSYGARVIVTEIDPICALQAAMEGFEVKTMEDAVSEGNIFVTTTGNKDIITGEHLAAMKDQAIVCNIGHFDNEIQVARLEAWPGIRKTNIKPQVDKYTYADGHSIFLLAEGRLVNLGCATGHPSFVMSNSFTNQTLAQIELWQKNYDVNVYRLPKYLDEEVARLHLEQLGVKLTVLSPDQAEYLGVSVDGPYKPEHYRY; from the coding sequence ATGACAACAAAAACATTGGAGCAATTGGCTTATAAAGTGGCCGATATATCGCTCGCCGAATTCGGTAGAAAAGAGATTGAAATCGCGGAAAAAGAAATGCCAGGCCTCATGGCAACCCGAAAAAAATATGGGAATGTCAAACCGTTGCAGGGTGCCCGCATCATGGGTTCACTTCATATGACCATTCAAACAGCAGTCTTAATTGAAACTCTGGTTGAACTTGGTGCTGACGTGCGTTGGGCAAGCTGTAATATATTCAGTACTCAGGATCATGCTGCTGCTGCCATTGCTGCTGCGGGAATCCCGGTTTTTGCATGGAAGGGCGAAAGTCTTGCCGAATACTGGTGGTGCACAGAGCGTGCTCTTGATTTTGGAAATGGGCAGGGCCCAACCCTGATCGTTGATGATGGTGGCGACGCTACAGTAATGATTCATCGAGGTTACGAAGCAGAGAAGAATCCATCGATTCTGGATGTTCCGGTTGATGCCGAAGACGAGCGTGAATTGAACAATGCGCTGAAAGAAGTTTTGGCTTTCGATCCACAACGCTGGACACGCCAGGTGCCATTTATGAAAGGTGTTTCAGAAGAAACCACTACCGGCGTGCACCGTTTGTATCAAATGATGAGTGAAGGAAAACTTCTTTTCCCGGCTTTTAATGTGAACGATTCGGTAACAAAATCAAAATTCGATAATCTTTACGGATGTCGTGAATCGCTGGCCGATGGGATAAAACGTGCCACTGATGTAATGATAGCCGGGAAAGTTGTTGTAGTGGCTGGTTATGGCGATGTAGGTAAAGGTTGTTCTCATTCGATGCGCAGTTATGGCGCACGGGTAATTGTAACTGAAATTGACCCAATTTGTGCCCTTCAGGCAGCCATGGAAGGTTTTGAAGTAAAAACCATGGAAGATGCTGTTTCGGAAGGAAATATTTTTGTGACGACTACCGGAAACAAAGACATTATCACGGGTGAGCATCTGGCCGCCATGAAAGATCAGGCAATTGTTTGCAACATCGGTCATTTCGATAACGAAATTCAGGTTGCCCGTCTGGAAGCATGGCCCGGAATTCGCAAAACGAACATCAAACCTCAGGTTGATAAATATACCTATGCTGATGGTCACTCCATTTTCCTTCTTGCTGAAGGTCGTTTAGTAAATCTGGGTTGTGCAACAGGTCATCCATCGTTTGTGATGTCGAATTCGTTTACAAACCAGACTTTGGCGCAAATCGAACTTTGGCAGAAAAATTACGATGTAAACGTGTATCGTTTACCTAAATACCTCGACGAAGAAGTAGCCCGCCTGCATTTGGAACAATTGGGTGTGAAACTCACTGTTTTGAGTCCTGATCAGGCTGAATATCTTGGCGTTTCTGTTGATGGACCGTACAAGCCAGAGCATTACAGGTACTAA
- a CDS encoding Rieske (2Fe-2S) protein, translated as MFHLSRKIYSPLLVIFFLLASTNACKDEYTSVIPSVYVDMNFPIANMIELNIPGGFYYFADKGYGGIIVFRDLNDSSNPYLAYDAACTHEVSSTTRVVADASGIATCPTCKSQFILFSGNGSPIKGPAVEPLRQYRTSFIGGRIIIRN; from the coding sequence ATGTTTCACCTTTCCCGAAAGATCTATTCGCCACTGTTAGTTATCTTCTTTCTTCTTGCCTCGACCAATGCATGCAAGGATGAGTACACTTCAGTCATTCCTTCTGTCTATGTTGATATGAATTTCCCGATAGCCAATATGATTGAGCTCAATATCCCGGGAGGATTCTATTATTTTGCGGACAAAGGCTATGGTGGCATCATTGTTTTTCGCGACCTGAACGATAGCTCCAATCCTTATTTAGCATACGACGCCGCATGCACCCACGAGGTATCATCAACAACCAGAGTCGTTGCCGATGCTAGCGGAATTGCAACATGCCCCACATGCAAATCTCAGTTTATTTTGTTTTCGGGCAATGGAAGCCCAATAAAAGGACCAGCAGTTGAGCCGCTTAGACAGTATCGTACTTCATTTATCGGAGGTCGAATCATCATCCGCAATTAG